In Nitrospirota bacterium, the following are encoded in one genomic region:
- a CDS encoding NAD+ synthase codes for MKSLRLALSQFNATVGDNKGNAKKICQEVEKAKGLGVDLIVFPELAITGYPPEDLLLKPSFITENQSALNDVVKASTGMGVIVGFVDRRADIYNAAAFIYNGKIQGIYHKIYLPNYGVFDEERYFRSGSAYPIFVFNGVLIGVNICEDIWYPYGPTTIQSVEGNAELIINISSSPYHAGKGQFREKMLATRAVDNNVIIAYVNSVGGQDELVFDGQSVIIDQKGDILMRGPAFEEKSLVYDLLIDPVFRSRLHDPRRRRKGFLFREMTALTPQPVVVSESGVLKKKKKISPSLYQPLPLIEEIYKGLVTGVRDYVFKNRFSRAVIGLSGGIDSALTLVIAVDALGKENVTGVFMPSPFTSKESKEDVLALVKNAGVDLITLPITEIFEIYLKTFKKEWGELKPDKTEENIQARIRGNFLMGLSNKFGWLVLTTGNKSEMSVGYATLYGDMAGGFSVIKDVLKTEVYALSDYRNMREGKEVIPQRIFEKPPSAELKFNQTDQDTLPPYDILDGIIKSYVEEDQSLDELVAQGYSRGTVEKIMKMVEGSEYKRRQAPPGIKITQRALGKDRRMPITQQYKEF; via the coding sequence ATGAAATCGCTTCGGCTGGCCCTTTCGCAATTTAATGCGACGGTAGGGGACAATAAAGGAAACGCCAAGAAAATCTGCCAGGAGGTCGAAAAGGCCAAAGGGTTGGGAGTCGATTTAATTGTGTTTCCTGAATTGGCCATCACAGGTTACCCTCCGGAAGATTTACTGTTAAAACCCTCCTTTATTACCGAAAATCAGTCCGCCTTAAACGATGTGGTTAAGGCTTCGACCGGAATGGGTGTCATTGTCGGGTTTGTTGACCGACGGGCCGATATTTATAACGCGGCCGCGTTTATCTACAACGGAAAAATTCAAGGGATCTATCATAAAATATATCTTCCGAATTATGGTGTGTTTGACGAGGAGAGATATTTTCGCTCAGGGTCCGCTTATCCGATTTTTGTCTTCAACGGGGTTTTAATCGGGGTGAATATCTGTGAGGATATCTGGTATCCCTATGGTCCGACAACGATTCAATCGGTCGAAGGGAATGCCGAATTAATTATTAATATCAGTTCCTCCCCCTACCATGCCGGAAAGGGTCAATTCCGTGAAAAAATGCTTGCTACCCGGGCCGTCGATAACAATGTCATCATTGCATACGTGAATTCCGTCGGGGGACAGGATGAACTGGTATTTGACGGTCAAAGCGTCATCATAGATCAGAAGGGAGATATCCTGATGCGGGGTCCCGCCTTCGAAGAGAAATCTCTGGTTTATGATCTTTTGATCGATCCGGTTTTTCGATCAAGGCTCCATGATCCCCGACGCAGAAGAAAAGGTTTTCTATTTAGGGAAATGACGGCTTTAACGCCCCAGCCGGTCGTCGTTTCGGAATCAGGCGTGTTAAAAAAGAAAAAAAAGATTTCGCCTTCCCTTTATCAGCCTCTTCCTCTCATTGAGGAAATTTATAAAGGTTTGGTCACGGGCGTCCGGGATTATGTTTTCAAAAACAGGTTTTCAAGAGCGGTCATCGGATTGAGCGGAGGGATTGATTCGGCATTAACGCTCGTGATTGCGGTCGATGCGTTAGGAAAGGAAAACGTTACCGGCGTCTTCATGCCGTCTCCCTTTACCTCAAAGGAAAGCAAAGAAGATGTCCTTGCCCTGGTCAAAAACGCCGGGGTCGATCTCATCACCCTTCCCATAACGGAAATATTCGAAATCTATTTGAAAACTTTTAAAAAGGAGTGGGGCGAGTTAAAACCAGACAAAACGGAAGAGAATATCCAGGCGAGAATCAGGGGAAATTTTCTCATGGGTCTCTCCAATAAATTTGGCTGGCTTGTTCTGACCACCGGCAATAAAAGCGAGATGAGTGTTGGGTATGCTACCCTGTATGGCGATATGGCTGGCGGTTTCTCAGTCATTAAGGATGTTTTAAAAACCGAGGTTTATGCTCTTTCGGATTACCGGAATATGCGGGAGGGGAAAGAAGTGATTCCGCAACGGATTTTTGAAAAGCCCCCTTCTGCGGAACTTAAGTTTAACCAGACGGATCAGGACACCCTTCCTCCCTATGACATTTTGGACGGGATTATTAAAAGTTATGTGGAGGAAGATCAGAGTCTGGACGAATTAGTCGCCCAGGGCTATTCCCGGGGAACGGTTGAAAAAATTATGAAAATGGTGGAGGGAAGCGAATATAAAAGGCGCCAGGCTCCTCCCGGCATCAAAATTACCCAACGCGCGTTGGGGAAGGATAGACGGATGCCAATTACGCAGCAGTACAAGGAGTTCTAA
- a CDS encoding Uma2 family endonuclease — MNNTAIKLTYQDYLQITDDLNRHEIIDGEHYVTPSPITKHQRISKQLFLRLNKWVEDHHLGEVYETPLDVVLSDIDVVVPDLLFVSKSRMPIFTEKNIHGAPDLVIEILSPSTASRDLGIKKRLYEKHGVKEYWIVDPDKQTIAVFTLTNGKFSEIQKLTIKNELTSSLFPGLKIPISSVFV, encoded by the coding sequence ATGAACAACACTGCGATTAAATTGACTTATCAAGACTATCTTCAAATCACAGACGATCTGAACCGCCATGAAATCATCGACGGAGAGCACTACGTGACCCCTTCGCCTATCACTAAACATCAAAGAATTTCAAAACAACTTTTCCTTCGATTAAACAAATGGGTTGAAGACCATCATCTGGGCGAAGTGTATGAAACCCCGCTCGATGTAGTCCTTTCGGATATTGACGTTGTCGTGCCCGACTTACTTTTCGTCTCAAAATCAAGAATGCCTATCTTCACCGAAAAGAATATTCATGGCGCGCCCGATTTAGTCATCGAAATCCTTTCTCCTTCGACGGCTTCTCGTGATCTTGGGATTAAAAAAAGACTTTATGAAAAACATGGAGTCAAAGAATATTGGATTGTCGACCCGGATAAACAAACCATTGCTGTTTTTACATTAACAAATGGAAAGTTTTCTGAAATTCAAAAGTTGACGATTAAAAACGAGTTAACTTCCTCTTTATTTCCAGGCCTTAAAATTCCCATATCTTCGGTCTTTGTTTAA
- a CDS encoding hemerythrin domain-containing protein encodes MKRDRRLHPLSWSHHDLLIYADRVRMALTTDHPSYRTSIEALVEQTKEFWGAVFQEHMGAEREILFSCLNSFSDQFINEMELINHEFKELARLFQTIENQPSIGEETKPNLIRIADLVTHHVRFEEKELFPRVQRTLPEAEFNRVGQELIKRLPRLCRTKHK; translated from the coding sequence ATGAAACGTGATCGGAGACTCCACCCCCTCTCCTGGAGTCATCATGATTTGTTGATCTACGCAGATCGGGTCAGAATGGCATTAACGACCGACCATCCTTCTTACCGGACATCGATCGAGGCGTTGGTTGAACAGACAAAAGAATTCTGGGGCGCTGTTTTTCAGGAACATATGGGTGCCGAAAGGGAGATCCTCTTTAGCTGTTTGAACTCCTTTTCGGATCAATTTATAAATGAAATGGAACTCATTAACCATGAATTTAAGGAACTGGCCAGGTTGTTTCAGACCATTGAAAATCAGCCGTCCATCGGAGAAGAAACTAAACCCAATCTAATCCGTATCGCAGACCTGGTCACTCACCATGTCCGTTTTGAAGAGAAAGAACTTTTTCCGAGAGTTCAAAGGACACTTCCCGAAGCCGAATTCAACCGGGTGGGTCAGGAACTCATTAAAAGACTTCCCCGCCTCTGCCGTACCAAACACAAATAG
- the mtnB gene encoding methylthioribulose 1-phosphate dehydratase — protein sequence MKNYKKELRLLAGVKTDFASRGWMMATSGNFSLKVKESPLQFFISVSGRDKSINLPDDFILVNEWGESLELKKKPGTKVVRKPSVEAGIHAEIYKKRTAGIVLHVHTLYNTFISKHFRGKGVLIEGLEMIKGLGRWEENCRVKIPIVPNFHDLAELASGVAKSIDPAVPGILIEGHGLYAWGKTLHEAKRNVEAFEFLFQYSVLENQLMKGVKNG from the coding sequence ATGAAAAATTATAAAAAAGAGCTCCGCCTCCTTGCCGGGGTCAAAACCGATTTTGCGTCACGGGGCTGGATGATGGCCACCAGCGGAAATTTCTCTCTTAAAGTTAAAGAAAGCCCTCTCCAGTTTTTTATCTCGGTGAGCGGCAGGGATAAGTCAATCAATCTGCCCGATGATTTTATTTTGGTGAATGAATGGGGAGAGTCGTTAGAGTTGAAAAAAAAACCAGGGACGAAGGTCGTCCGTAAACCCTCTGTCGAGGCGGGGATTCATGCCGAAATTTATAAAAAACGAACTGCCGGGATTGTTTTGCATGTCCACACGCTTTACAATACGTTTATTTCAAAACATTTTCGGGGGAAAGGCGTATTGATTGAAGGGCTGGAGATGATTAAGGGGCTCGGCCGATGGGAAGAAAACTGCCGGGTGAAAATTCCGATTGTCCCCAATTTTCATGATTTAGCCGAACTCGCTTCCGGAGTGGCAAAATCAATTGATCCAGCCGTGCCGGGCATTCTGATTGAAGGCCACGGGCTCTATGCCTGGGGAAAAACCCTTCATGAAGCCAAACGGAATGTTGAAGCCTTCGAATTTTTATTCCAATATTCCGTTTTAGAAAATCAATTGATGAAGGGTGTGAAAAACGGTTAA
- a CDS encoding 2,3-diketo-5-methylthiopentyl-1-phosphate enolase — protein MLKVVATYQVPSRACSDPDKKGKGIALGMTIGSWSGIAPDQQARQALYAGEYLGFDRLDLSIGPVVRLKVAYPISNFPPRLSEILVAVFGKLSMDREIKLVDLSLPAETASEFPGPRYGIEGIRKKLNVFHRPPLMSIFKCAFGLNPKEYADSFSEQVAGGIDLVKDDEIYFDGAGRIERVKYCREVMDQVSHREKRQVIYAVNLSAPSTRLLETAHQLVDAGANALLVNVLAYGWNAFHELAADSELDAILVAHPALAGAIYPAPFHGISSSLLLGTFMRMTGADLTLFPSPYGNVSLPRGEALDIAERLREKGAYRSSFPVPSAGIHPGLVPEMIKDFGIEMVINAGGGVHHHPNGTRQGARAFLDAIEGVCEGKELAEVARGSIPLKEALAQWP, from the coding sequence ATTTTGAAAGTTGTTGCAACCTATCAGGTCCCATCCAGAGCCTGTTCCGACCCGGATAAAAAGGGCAAAGGGATCGCCCTTGGAATGACGATCGGATCCTGGAGCGGCATTGCTCCGGATCAGCAGGCCAGACAGGCTTTGTATGCGGGAGAGTATCTGGGCTTCGACCGCCTGGACCTTTCGATCGGTCCCGTGGTTCGTCTTAAAGTGGCTTATCCGATTTCTAATTTTCCTCCGAGATTAAGCGAAATTCTAGTTGCGGTGTTCGGGAAGCTTTCTATGGATAGAGAAATAAAGCTGGTTGATCTCTCTCTTCCGGCTGAAACAGCCTCTGAATTTCCTGGCCCACGCTATGGGATTGAAGGAATCCGAAAAAAGCTGAATGTTTTTCACCGGCCTCCGCTGATGAGTATTTTTAAATGCGCCTTTGGATTAAATCCCAAAGAATATGCAGACTCCTTTTCTGAACAGGTGGCGGGAGGAATTGATCTGGTCAAAGACGATGAAATCTATTTTGACGGGGCCGGACGCATTGAACGGGTTAAATATTGCCGGGAGGTGATGGATCAGGTTTCCCATAGGGAGAAGCGGCAGGTGATTTACGCGGTGAACCTTTCTGCGCCTTCCACCCGTCTTTTGGAAACAGCCCATCAACTCGTCGATGCGGGCGCGAACGCGCTGTTGGTGAATGTGCTGGCTTACGGCTGGAACGCGTTTCATGAATTAGCGGCAGACTCAGAGCTGGATGCCATTCTTGTGGCGCACCCTGCGCTCGCAGGCGCCATTTATCCGGCGCCTTTTCATGGCATCTCTTCATCCCTATTGCTTGGAACCTTTATGCGGATGACCGGCGCCGATTTAACCTTATTTCCGTCTCCTTATGGGAATGTTTCTCTTCCCCGGGGGGAGGCTCTTGATATAGCGGAAAGACTTCGCGAAAAAGGCGCCTATCGCTCGTCTTTTCCTGTTCCTTCAGCCGGGATTCATCCCGGGCTGGTCCCGGAAATGATCAAAGATTTCGGAATAGAAATGGTCATCAATGCGGGAGGAGGGGTGCATCATCATCCAAACGGGACCCGGCAAGGCGCCCGTGCCTTTTTGGATGCCATAGAAGGGGTATGTGAGGGAAAAGAGTTAGCCGAGGTTGCCCGTGGTTCGATACCCTTGAAGGAAGCCCTTGCCCAATGGCCATGA
- a CDS encoding toxin-antitoxin system YwqK family antitoxin → MLEGLAKGYYECGKLRTVRLYEKGRPAGKTVEYFENGKIKAEWTYVNGKREGIVREFHENGKIRSEWHYQKGKPDGGAKEYFENGMLKVDGSFKEGKQYGETRVYDENGEIQEIWRHRDGLSERKNK, encoded by the coding sequence TTGTTGGAAGGGCTTGCGAAAGGCTATTATGAATGCGGGAAACTTCGAACAGTACGGCTATACGAAAAAGGGAGGCCGGCTGGAAAAACCGTTGAATATTTTGAAAATGGAAAAATAAAAGCTGAATGGACATATGTCAATGGAAAACGGGAAGGGATCGTCCGGGAATTTCATGAAAACGGAAAAATAAGATCAGAATGGCATTATCAGAAGGGAAAGCCGGACGGGGGCGCTAAAGAATATTTTGAAAACGGGATGTTGAAGGTAGACGGATCATTTAAAGAAGGCAAACAGTATGGCGAGACGCGGGTTTACGATGAAAACGGTGAAATCCAGGAGATTTGGCGTCATCGCGATGGGCTGTCGGAAAGAAAAAATAAGTGA
- a CDS encoding Uma2 family endonuclease, translating into MKKRLYEKYSVQKYWIVDPDKQAIAVFRLTNG; encoded by the coding sequence ATTAAAAAAAGACTTTATGAAAAATATAGCGTCCAGAAATATTGGATTGTTGACCCGGATAAGCAAGCAATTGCTGTTTTTAGATTAACAAACGGATAG
- a CDS encoding MtnX-like HAD-IB family phosphatase: MAMISKKPFVFLDFDGTITEIDVMIAIMKQFGPEEWIPLKEQMLSRQISVRKGVGAMFSLIPSSEKNRVISFVKNEIKIRDGFPEFLDFCQTEAIEYKVISGGLDFYVYPLIEKWVPKDKILCNEVDFTSSHFQVKWTYPCDSYCHLDCGFCKVSLVRTCDPAVYNRVLIGDSLTDLGAARITETVIGRDYLLDQCRAEGIEAFSFKNFFDVKEVLKR; this comes from the coding sequence ATGGCCATGATTTCCAAAAAACCTTTCGTCTTTTTAGATTTTGACGGCACGATTACCGAAATCGATGTCATGATTGCCATCATGAAGCAGTTTGGGCCGGAAGAGTGGATTCCGTTAAAGGAGCAGATGCTCTCCCGGCAAATCAGCGTCAGAAAGGGTGTCGGAGCGATGTTCTCTTTGATCCCCTCCAGCGAAAAGAACAGGGTCATTTCCTTCGTCAAAAATGAAATTAAAATAAGAGATGGATTTCCGGAGTTTCTTGATTTTTGTCAAACCGAAGCCATCGAATATAAAGTCATCAGCGGGGGACTCGATTTTTATGTTTATCCACTGATTGAAAAATGGGTCCCAAAGGATAAAATATTGTGCAATGAAGTTGATTTTACCTCTTCTCATTTTCAGGTAAAATGGACCTATCCCTGTGATTCTTATTGCCATCTGGATTGCGGTTTCTGTAAGGTCAGCCTGGTCAGAACCTGTGATCCTGCCGTTTATAACCGGGTTTTAATCGGGGACAGCTTAACCGATTTAGGAGCGGCCAGGATCACGGAAACCGTTATCGGGCGGGATTATTTGTTAGACCAATGCAGGGCCGAGGGGATCGAGGCCTTTTCTTTTAAAAACTTTTTTGACGTAAAAGAAGTTTTGAAACGTTGA